From Armatimonadota bacterium:
GGCCGTGCTTGGTGCAGGAGGGGACGCGGGTGTTGGAGGCCGTCGCCGAGGCGGGCGGGGTGACGGAGTTCGCGGTGTTGGATCAGGCGTACATCGTGCGAGCGGCAGCCGGCCGTTCGGGGTCGGGGACGCGCGAGCCGATCAACCTGCGCAAGCTGATGGTGGAGGGCGACATGGCGCTGAACGTGGAGCTGCGCACGGGAGACGCCCTGTTCATCCCCGTGCGCACGCCGGGGGCGCACCGGCCGCTGCTGGAGCGCGCGGCGTCGGTGTTGGCGCCGCTGATCTACCTGCTTTTCTGAGGCCGGCGAGCCGCCGCGTGAACCGCTTGGGAACGCCAAACTGACGAGGGCCACCCGCGCATGACAACCGCCGATTTCTGGAGAATCTATCGTATCATTAGCCATCGCAAGTGGCTGATCGCCGCGGTGGTAGGCTGCGCCATGCTGGTGGTGGGCGTGGGGGTGCTGGTGATGCCCCGCTACTACCGCGCGACGGCGCTGGTGATGCCGTCGGAGCAGGCGCTGCAGAAGTCGGTGATCGGTGGCGGCGGGCCCGACGGCGGCTACAACCTCCAGGCGCGCGAGGAGCGCCTGTCCAACCTCATCTACCTGGCGCAGAGCGAGGCAGTGATCGCGCGCGCGGCCCAGGCCCAGCACATCACCGAGCCGCCCAAGAAGCTGGGGCGGCGCATCACCGTTGACACGCTCCCGCGTACCGCGATCATCCGCATCATCGCCCTCGACCGGGATTCGGGGCGCAGCGTCGGCCTCGCCAATTCCCTGGCGAGCGCGCTGGCCGACTTCTACCGGGAGCTGAGCCACCGCGAGGCGGCGGAGAACCGCGCCTTCCTCGAGCGCGAGCTGGCGTCCGTGGAGCGCGAGCTGCGCAAGGCGGAGGAAGAACTGGCGGATTTCCGCTCCGCCGCCGGCGGCACGGGCGCGGACCTGAGAACGGCGGAGCCGGTCATATCGCCGGCCGAAAGTGACCGCGATTCCGCCGAGGCGCAGCTACGCGAAACCACGGCGCGACTGGCCGCGGCGCGCGCTCGCCTCGGGCGGGAAGCCGCAACCATGGTCACCGAGGAGGGGACCACTGACAATCCCGTGGTCACCAAGCTGCGCGGCGACCTGGCGGATCTCGAGATCAAGCTGGCGGGGGAGCGGGCGGTACACACCGACCAGCACCCCAACGTGGTGGCGTTGACCAGCCAGATTAGTGACCTGCGCCGCCGTCTCGCCGACGAGATGGGGCATGTCATCACCCACACCACCGTCGCGCGCAACCCGCTGCACGATTCCCTGGCGGCCCAGGTCGTCGAACTGGAAACCGGGGCCGCGGCGTTGCAGGCCCGGCTGCTGGCGATGAATCGGATTGCGACGCGCGAACGCAGCCGCTACGCCGTCGCCTCCGCGCGCGGGGTGGAGCTGGCCTCGCTGACCCGCAACTACCGCATCGCCGACGAGACCTACGCCAGGCTTCGGGCGGCGGTGGATCAGGCCCGGGTGGACGAGAAGGTCAGCAACGACGCGGGCGCCATCCAGATTGTCGATCTCGCGCGCGCCGCAGACGGGCCGGTCACCCGCGGACCCTCCCCGTGGCAGTTGTTGGCCCTTGGGTTTGCTCTGAGCCTCGCCGTGGCCTTCGGTCTCGCGCTGGCAATGGATGTGCTCGACGACCGCGTGAAGACCACCGACGACGTCATGCGCTTGCTGAACCTCCCGGTCACCGGCATCATCCCGGCCATGGAGGGCGTGCGCGTGCGCGAGCTGCCGCTCATCACCCGCGCGCTGCCGTCCTCGCCCTATGCCGAGGCCTATCGCTTCCTGCGCACGGACCTGCTCTTCACCTGCGAGGACCAGCCCCTGCAGACCCTGTGCGTGGTCACCCCCAAGCCCGGCCAGGGCGGCACGACGACCATCGCCAATCTCGCCATCGCGCTGGCGGAGGCGGACCGGCGCGTGATCCTGGTTGACGCGGACCTGCGGCGCCCGTCGCTGCACGCCATCTTCGGCCTCCCCAACGAGGTCGGGCTGACCAGCGTTGTGGGCGGCGGCGTCAAGCTCGCCGACGCGCTGCAGGTCACCGACGTCCCCAACCTGGTGCTGCTGACGGCGGGCCCGCCCGCGCACAACCCCTCCAATCTCATCAGCTCCAACCGCATGCGGGCGCTGATGCGCGAGCTGCGGGAGCACTGCGATTTCGTCCTCTTCGACACCCCCTCGGCGATTGCGTTTAGCGACGCCGCCATCATCGCTTCGATGACCGATGGCGCGCTGATGGTGGTGCGCGCGCGTCAGCCGCTGCGCGGCAGCCAGCTCCAGGTCACGTCGCTGCTCAACAAGGCCCGCGCCAACGTCATTGGCGTGGTGCTCAACGACGTGGCGCCGGAGGATGCGGAGACCACGTACTTCTACGCGCACTACTACGCCTCTCCGCAGCTGGCGGAAGGTGAATCGCCGCCCCTCGACGCCGCTCGGGACGGCGCTGCTTTGCATCGCAGGGGCGGTCCTGAGCCTGTCGAAGGGCCGCCGCCCGCGCTGCCGGCGGGCGAGGCCGCGGAGGCGGCGGCCGCCGACGAGAGTATGGGGGCAGACTCTGCCGCCGGCCCCAGTCAGGGGCCAGGTGCCGCTGATACAGCGGAAGCTGCCGAGGAGGTCGCGGAGGAGATGGCAACCGCGGCCGCGGTCGAGGAGGCTCCGCCGCCCCTCGACGCCGCTCGGGACGGCGCTGCTTTGCATCGCAGGGGCGGTCCTGAGCCTGTCGAAGGGCCGGCGCCTGCCGAGGAACCGGGGAGTGCCCAGCGGCGCTCCCGGCGCCGGTGGTTCACCGGGGCCTTCTCGCTGCTGCTGCTCGGCACGGTGGGTTATCTGTTCGCGGCCGGGATGGGCTATGTGCGGCTGCCGGGGGCGACGGAGAAGCAGAGAACCGGCCTGCGGGCGATCATCGGCGGGTCGGCGGTGAGCGTGGTTGCGGACGTCAGGCAGCCCACCTCAGCGAGCGTGAAGGCGGACGGGAAGGTGCTCTTCGACGGCCTGCTGGCGCCCGGCCACAAACGGTGGCGGGCTGGGGAAGAGGTCACGGTGTGGCTGGAGCGTCCGGAAGCGGTGACCTTCACCCAGAATGGACAACTCGTGGGGTCGCTGGGGCGACGGGGGAGCGGTCCCATGGAGCGCACATTCACCCCCTCCCGTTGACCCCAAGTGGTGCGCCGCGGCAACCCCAGGCCGCACTTGGCACGGTTATTGCTCCCCATGACAGCAGGGGAAAGCCCTGGGCCGCGCATGCATGTGACCAACATACTCACCATAGATCTGGAGGACTGGTACCAGGTATCCAACCTCGACCGCTATATCGGACGCGAGCGCTGGGAGCAGTGCGAGAACCGGCTCGAGGCCGGCACCTACCGGCTGCTGGCGATCCTGGACGAGGCCGGGGTCAAGGCGACCTTCTTCGTGCTGGGATGGAATGCGGAGCGCAACCAACACCTGGTGCGAGAGATCGCGCGCTGCGGGCACCAGATCGGGGTGCACGGGTACCACCACGCGTTGATCTACGAGCAGACGCCGGTGCAGTTCGCGTGGGAGCTGGGGCACTGCCAGGACCTGGTACGGTCCATCACCGGGCGCCCGGCGCGCGGCTACCGCGCCGCGTCGTTCTCGGTCGTCCGCCGCAGCTTGTGGGCGCTGGAGGCGCTCGACGAGCATGGCTTCGAATACGATTCCAGCATCTTCCCCCTGCGCCATCACCGCTACGGCATCCCGGGCTCCCCGGCCCATCCTTACCGCGTGGCCATCAACGGCCATAGTTCGTTGGTGGAGTTCCCCCTCCCGACCATGCAGTGGCTGGGCCTGAGAACGGGCTTCTCCGGAGGCGCCTATTTCAGGTTGCTGCCCTATCCGGTGGTCGCCCGCGCCATCAGGCGCATGAACGGCGAGGGCCATCCGGCGGTGGTTTACATCCACCCGTGGGAGCTCGATCCCAACCACCCACGGCTGCCGCTGCCGTGGCCGCTGCGCCTGCGCTGCTACGGCAATCTGGAGCGCACCGAGGGCAAGCTGCGACGGCTGCTGCGCGATTTCGAGTTCGCGCCGGCAGAGACGGTCCTCGACCAGTGTCGCAGCAACTTGCCTTGCTGCCGACTTGCCCCAGAGGGTCTGGTCCTACGTGACCGATCGCTCGCCTACCAGTGACGCAAGCACTCATGATGAACCCAACAGCGATCTTCGCCTCGCTGACAAGCGTGGTGCCCCATGCGGCGGCCCTCCTCGCGGCTTGCGCTTTCGTCGCTGCGACCGCAGTGGCGCTAGCCGCCACCGCCCGCGCTCGTGTTCAGGGCGATAGGCGCGACCCTGTGCCCGCCGCCTCGGTGCGGCCGGCGGCTCGTGCGTGTCCCAAGCCGACCAGGGTGCTCATCGTTGGCGCGGGTGCGCGCGGGCGCGAGTTGGCCGGCGCCATCCTCGACCACCCGCAGTTGGGCTATCGCGTGATCGGCTTCGTTGACGACGAGCCCGGTATGCCCGGTTGGGATGGCATACCCATACTCGGCGGCACGCGCGATATCCCGTCCCTGGTCGAGCGGCATGCGGTAGGCGAGATCATGGTTGCTCACGCCCCGAGCTGGCACGACCTGCTGATGGGACAGTTGGTCGCCGCCGGGCGCGATGACCAGGTGCGCGTGAGTTCTGCGCTCGGTGTGCGGGAAGCCATGATGGGTGACCTGCGGCTGCGCCAGGTGGGGGACATACCCTTGGTCGCGCTCAGTGGCAGGCGTCCCTCCTGCGCCTATCGGTGGGCGAAGCGCGCCTTCGACATTGGCTTCAGCGCCCTCGCGCTGCTGGCGAGCGCGCCGCTGATCGGGCTGTTGGCCCTGCTGGTGAAAGCGACCTCCTGCGGCCCCGCCTTCTTCCGCCAGCGGCGGGTTGGACTCGGCGGCAGGGAGTTCACAATATACAAGCTGCGCACGATGGTGCAGGACGCCGAGAGCAGCAGCGGGCCCAAGCTGGCCGACCCCTACGACGCGCGGGTGACGCCGCTCGGCCGGCTCCTGCGCTTAACCCGGCTCGATGAGCTCCCGCAGTTCGTCAACGTCCTGCGCGGGGACATGAGCGTCGTCGGCCCGCGGCCCGAACGGCCGGAGTTCGTGGGCGGTTTCCTAGCGGACATACCCGGCTACGCCAAGCGCCTGGCGGTCCGGCCCGGCATCACCGGCCTCGCACAGGTGCGCAGCGGCTACGATACCGACGTTCATACAAAGCTGAAGTACGATTGGGCCTACGTCTACCGCCAGTCGACCTGGCTCGATATCAGGATACTACTGAGCACCGCGCGCGTCGTCCTGCTGTGCGCAGGCCAGTGAACCGGGCCGACGGGCGGAGCGTGCGTGACCCATTGGCGGTAAGCGGTCGAAGAGGACCATGAGCCGATACCTGGTTACCGGCGGCGCGGGATTCATCGGGTCGCACATCTGCGAGGAGCTGCTGCGGCGGGGCCAATGGATCACCATATTGGACAACTTCTCCACCGGCCACCGCGAGAACCTGCGGGACCTGGAGCGCGAGCTGCGCATCATTAAGGGCGACCTGCGCGACGTGGTGACCGTGCGCGAGGCGATGCGCGGCTCGGACTATGTCCTCCACCAGGGGGCGCTGCCCTCGGTGCCCCGCTCGGTCGCCGATCCTATCGCCACCCACCAGGTCAACACCGAGGGCACCCTCAACGTGCTGGTCGCGGCGCGCGACGCGGGGATTAAACGGGTCGTCTTCGCCTCCTCGTCCTCGGTTTACGGCGACACCCCGCTGCTGCCCAAGCGCGAGGACATGGCGCCCAACCCCAAGTCGCCCTACGCGGTGAGCAAGCTGGCGGGCGAGCACTACTGCCGCGTGTTCTACGAGATCTACGGGCTGGAGACCGTGGCGCTGCGCTACTTCAACGTTTTTGGCCCGCGCCAGGATCCCGACTCACAGTACGCCGCAGTCATCGCCAAGTTCACCCGCGCGCTGCTCGACGGCGGCGAGATCACCGTTTACGGCGACGGGGAGCAGACGCGCGACTTCACCTACGTCGCCAACGTGGTCGAGGCCAACTTGCTGGCCACCGGCGCGCCGGGCGCCGCGGG
This genomic window contains:
- a CDS encoding SDR family oxidoreductase; this encodes MSRYLVTGGAGFIGSHICEELLRRGQWITILDNFSTGHRENLRDLERELRIIKGDLRDVVTVREAMRGSDYVLHQGALPSVPRSVADPIATHQVNTEGTLNVLVAARDAGIKRVVFASSSSVYGDTPLLPKREDMAPNPKSPYAVSKLAGEHYCRVFYEIYGLETVALRYFNVFGPRQDPDSQYAAVIAKFTRALLDGGEITVYGDGEQTRDFTYVANVVEANLLATGAPGAAGKVFNIACGDQVSLNQVIRHLAELVHRESEVVYQPPRAGDVKHSRADIASASSVLGYRVKVAFDEGLARTLRAINAAPE
- a CDS encoding exopolysaccharide biosynthesis polyprenyl glycosylphosphotransferase; the protein is MMNPTAIFASLTSVVPHAAALLAACAFVAATAVALAATARARVQGDRRDPVPAASVRPAARACPKPTRVLIVGAGARGRELAGAILDHPQLGYRVIGFVDDEPGMPGWDGIPILGGTRDIPSLVERHAVGEIMVAHAPSWHDLLMGQLVAAGRDDQVRVSSALGVREAMMGDLRLRQVGDIPLVALSGRRPSCAYRWAKRAFDIGFSALALLASAPLIGLLALLVKATSCGPAFFRQRRVGLGGREFTIYKLRTMVQDAESSSGPKLADPYDARVTPLGRLLRLTRLDELPQFVNVLRGDMSVVGPRPERPEFVGGFLADIPGYAKRLAVRPGITGLAQVRSGYDTDVHTKLKYDWAYVYRQSTWLDIRILLSTARVVLLCAGQ
- a CDS encoding SLBB domain-containing protein, whose protein sequence is PCLVQEGTRVLEAVAEAGGVTEFAVLDQAYIVRAAAGRSGSGTREPINLRKLMVEGDMALNVELRTGDALFIPVRTPGAHRPLLERAASVLAPLIYLLF
- a CDS encoding XrtA system polysaccharide deacetylase, with the translated sequence MHVTNILTIDLEDWYQVSNLDRYIGRERWEQCENRLEAGTYRLLAILDEAGVKATFFVLGWNAERNQHLVREIARCGHQIGVHGYHHALIYEQTPVQFAWELGHCQDLVRSITGRPARGYRAASFSVVRRSLWALEALDEHGFEYDSSIFPLRHHRYGIPGSPAHPYRVAINGHSSLVEFPLPTMQWLGLRTGFSGGAYFRLLPYPVVARAIRRMNGEGHPAVVYIHPWELDPNHPRLPLPWPLRLRCYGNLERTEGKLRRLLRDFEFAPAETVLDQCRSNLPCCRLAPEGLVLRDRSLAYQ
- a CDS encoding polysaccharide biosynthesis tyrosine autokinase, coding for MTTADFWRIYRIISHRKWLIAAVVGCAMLVVGVGVLVMPRYYRATALVMPSEQALQKSVIGGGGPDGGYNLQAREERLSNLIYLAQSEAVIARAAQAQHITEPPKKLGRRITVDTLPRTAIIRIIALDRDSGRSVGLANSLASALADFYRELSHREAAENRAFLERELASVERELRKAEEELADFRSAAGGTGADLRTAEPVISPAESDRDSAEAQLRETTARLAAARARLGREAATMVTEEGTTDNPVVTKLRGDLADLEIKLAGERAVHTDQHPNVVALTSQISDLRRRLADEMGHVITHTTVARNPLHDSLAAQVVELETGAAALQARLLAMNRIATRERSRYAVASARGVELASLTRNYRIADETYARLRAAVDQARVDEKVSNDAGAIQIVDLARAADGPVTRGPSPWQLLALGFALSLAVAFGLALAMDVLDDRVKTTDDVMRLLNLPVTGIIPAMEGVRVRELPLITRALPSSPYAEAYRFLRTDLLFTCEDQPLQTLCVVTPKPGQGGTTTIANLAIALAEADRRVILVDADLRRPSLHAIFGLPNEVGLTSVVGGGVKLADALQVTDVPNLVLLTAGPPAHNPSNLISSNRMRALMRELREHCDFVLFDTPSAIAFSDAAIIASMTDGALMVVRARQPLRGSQLQVTSLLNKARANVIGVVLNDVAPEDAETTYFYAHYYASPQLAEGESPPLDAARDGAALHRRGGPEPVEGPPPALPAGEAAEAAAADESMGADSAAGPSQGPGAADTAEAAEEVAEEMATAAAVEEAPPPLDAARDGAALHRRGGPEPVEGPAPAEEPGSAQRRSRRRWFTGAFSLLLLGTVGYLFAAGMGYVRLPGATEKQRTGLRAIIGGSAVSVVADVRQPTSASVKADGKVLFDGLLAPGHKRWRAGEEVTVWLERPEAVTFTQNGQLVGSLGRRGSGPMERTFTPSR